The following coding sequences lie in one Moritella viscosa genomic window:
- a CDS encoding putative uncharacterized phage protein (No significant database matches), which yields MITKTTKELPYIIELPTSGSVAFIGDITHCSNYAARTHKHSDVTSLDDALSSTSVLPNNASSSVDLYYGSDDAYALDIRDDTTLVICVAESYRVAEKLLTAITESHPDIIVKHERGSDALGSSRESQLLTLSNQEVIDALEVMLLSDTSLAVKRQGYRDDLDTRINNILNPVQMTYEEFIELRERLNPI from the coding sequence ATGATAACAAAAACAACAAAAGAACTACCATACATCATCGAATTACCAACTTCTGGTTCCGTAGCTTTTATTGGTGATATTACTCACTGCTCAAATTACGCAGCTAGAACACACAAGCATTCTGATGTTACTTCACTCGACGATGCACTATCATCTACATCCGTTTTACCAAATAACGCATCTTCATCTGTTGACTTGTATTATGGAAGTGATGACGCATATGCGTTAGATATAAGAGATGATACGACACTTGTTATTTGTGTCGCGGAATCATATAGAGTTGCTGAAAAACTACTTACTGCTATTACTGAATCACACCCTGATATTATTGTTAAGCATGAACGTGGTAGTGATGCGCTTGGTTCAAGTAGAGAAAGTCAACTACTAACTCTTAGTAATCAAGAGGTAATAGATGCGCTTGAAGTGATGCTTCTATCTGATACATCACTTGCAGTAAAGCGTCAAGGATATAGAGATGACTTGGACACACGCATCAACAATATCTTGAACCCTGTTCAAATGACATACGAAGAATTTATTGAATTACGTGAACGATTAAATCCAATTTAG
- a CDS encoding putative uncharacterized phage protein (No significant database matches), translating into MQIKHQPGNLSWEIVRGYPYVVLIEYIDSDLPVDLNVFTISGVIHTSCDTSLLTPIPINIIDSTAGKFEIDFNSEFTANLGVKTRTQLFNYSIIVTTSEGETFDLIKDIIQISG; encoded by the coding sequence ATGCAAATAAAACACCAACCAGGCAATCTGAGTTGGGAGATAGTGCGAGGTTATCCCTACGTCGTATTAATAGAATACATAGACAGTGACCTTCCTGTTGACTTAAATGTGTTTACTATCAGTGGTGTTATTCATACATCATGTGATACATCCCTCCTAACACCAATCCCCATCAATATAATCGATTCAACTGCTGGTAAGTTTGAAATTGATTTCAATTCAGAGTTCACTGCCAACCTTGGCGTTAAAACTAGAACTCAACTATTCAACTATTCAATCATAGTAACAACATCTGAAGGTGAGACTTTTGATCTTATCAAAGACATCATCCAAATTAGTGGTTAA